The DNA segment AAGACATTAGCATTTATGAAACTTTAGAGCTGGCAACAACCATTGCGAAATGTAACCTTGCCCCTTCAAGGGTGGATGTAGGTAGGCTGGCTTCAGAATGGTTAGCAGACAATAATAACTATGCTTCAATCCATGATTTCATAGTCACAAAACTTAGCAAACACATCGGAAAAGACAAAATTAGCCTGAAACCAAAAGACGTTGTATTATTCGGTTTTGGCCGTATAGGCAGGATTGCGGCCAGGGAACTTATCCTGCAGGCGGGCAAAGGGGAACAGCTTCGCTTAAGGGCAATAGTAACCAGAAGTTATAGTGATGAAGAACTGATCAAGAGAGCCGAACTTTTACGTACAGATTCCATTCACGGCCCTTTTAATGGCACTATTATAGAAGATTTTGAAAACAAAGCATTAATTGCAAACGGGCAAACCATTCATTTTATTGAAGCTTCCAGCCCCGAATCAGTAGATTATACAACTTACGACATCAAGGACGCACTCCTGATAGACAATACCGGTATTTACCGCGACCGTGCTGGTCTTAGTAAGCACCTTAAGGCCAAAGGTATCAGTAAGGTATTGTTAACCGCACCAGCCAAAGGTGATATTCCTAATGTTGTAGCCGGCATAAACGATATAGAGGTCGATTTCAAAGCTGAAAACATTTTATCCAATGCTTCATGCACCACAAATGCAATAGTTCCTGTCCTGAAGATAGTTGATGATGCCTTTGGTATCGAAAAGGGTCATATAGAAACCGTACACTCCTATACCAATGATCAAAACCTGCTTGATAATTACCATAAAAAATACCGTCGCGGCCGCTCTGCAGCCTTAAACCTTGTCATAACTGAAACCGGGGCAGATAAAGCTGTAGCGAAGGTAATCCCCCATTTGGGTGGTAAGCTAACAGGTAATGCCGTACGCGTACCTACGCCCAATGTTTCATTGGCTATATTAAATTTATCTTTAAATAAGGTAACGTCTAAAGAAGAAGTTAGTGAAATTTTAAGACAGGCATCCTTATTTGGTGATCTTTCAGAACAGATCGAATATTCCATTTCAAACGAATTGGTAAGCACTGACCTGATTGGCAACAGTCATGCTTCAATTATTGATGGTCCTGCAACTATCATAGCTAAAGACAATAAATCAATTGTATTATACGCATGGTATGACAATGAATATGGTTATACCAGACAGGTAATCCGCCTGGCTAAAAAGATGGCGGGTGTAATCAGGCTAACTTATTATTAAAAGCAAATGGCTATAAAAAAGCTTGTTCAGTACAAACTGAACAAGCTTTTTATTTTAATGTGTAAGCTTAAAACTGAACCACTTTGGGTTTAGTCTGTACAAGATCTTCAATTTTATCCATCACTTCATCGGTTAACAAAGGCAATACCTCTAAGGCGGTTAAATTCTCTTTTAACTGTTCAGTTTTAGATGCACCCAGGATAACTGTACTTACGTTAGGATTTTTAAGACACCATGCCAGCGATAATTTTGCCAGGGGAACATTCAGTTTATCGGCCAGCGCCTGTAATTTTTCAGCTTTTTTCAACTTCTCTTCGTTCAGTACCGCATCTTTCAGCCATTCCATCCCCTTAAGTTCCAGGCGTGTATCTTTTGTTTTTTTAGAAGTATACTTGCCCGAAAGCAAGCCAGAAGCCAAAGGCGACCATATGGTAGTACCCAATCCATGTTCCTTAAACAACAGTAAATACTCATTTTCCAACTTGTTACGCTCCATCAGGTTGTACTGGGGCTGCTCCATGGTAGGTCCGATAAGATTGTATTGTTTAGCTACCCTTATGGCTTCCATGATCTCTACTGCGTTCCATTCAGACGTTCCCCAGTAAAGTATCTTTCCCTGTTGTAAAAGTCCATTCATGGCCCATACTGTCTCTTCTATGGGGGTATTTCTATCCGGACGGTGACAGAAGTAGAGATCCAGATAATCTACCTGCAACCTTTTTAAAGCACCATTACATGCTTCAATGACATGCTTTCTTGATAATCCAATGCGGTTAGGACCTTTATTTTCCGTACCAAAAAACACCTTGCTTGAAACCACAAAGGACTCCCGCTCCCATTTATGAGCTTTCAGTATTTTGCCCATTACTATTTCAGATTTGCCTGCGGCATAGCCTTCTGCATTGTCGAAAAAGTTAACACCAGCATCATAAGCCATTCCCATTAACTCATCTGCGGTTTTATCACTGATTTGTTGCCCGAAAGTAAGCCAGCTGCCTAATGACAATGCGCTTACCTGTAATCCTGATTTTCCTAAACGCCTGTATTCCATTTTAAAAATTTTATAATTAACACCAATTCCCAAATTGGAACGATTAATTTAAAACAGTACTTCTTCCTATAAGTTTTTACAAAAATAGGATTGTAGTTATATCAGCCAATATAATTACCTTTATGTGATGTATAAGCCCATTTATATGAATACTTACCTGCTGTTGTCATTGGCCTTGTTATTAAGCTGCAGCTCTGTAAAAAATACTGCAGGAAATGAAAGTGACAAGCAATTACTAAGCGATGTGGAAATCCTTTCTTCTGATGCTTATGAAGGCAGGAAGACCGACACTAAAGGAGCCGAAATGGCCAGAAATTACCTCAACAACCGCTTTAAGGCCATAGGCTTAAAAACATTTCCGCAACTGCAGGGTTATGAGCAGGGATTTTCCTTCAAGACCAGCAAAGGAGAGGTAAATGGCAAAAATATGATCGGTTTTATTGAAGGCAAAAATGATAAAGTGATCGTGATTTCGGCCCATTACGACCATATCGGCATCATCAGAAATGAAATCTATAATGGTGCAGACGACAATGCATCCGGGGTAGCCGCTTTACTCAAATTTGCTGCTTATTATAAACAACACCAACCCAATCATACTTTGATTTTTGCAGCTTTTGATGCAGAAGAAATGGGTTTACAGGGCGCAAGGGCATTTGTAGCCAATCCTCCGGTAGGCCTTGACAAGGTGATCATGAACATCAATATGGATATGATCAGTCATAATGATAAAGCTGAACTTTATGCCTGTGGCACATTTAAGTATCCGGCATTAAAAAACTACTTTTACATTACCAATCCTAACCTCAAGGTATTATTTGGTCATGACGACCCTAAACTGGGCAAGGACGACTGGACCAACCAAAGCGATCATTCTATTTTCAATGACAGGAACATTCCTTTTATCTATTTTGGTGTAGAAGACCATAAAGACTACCACAAGGCTACTGATGAATATCAGAACATCAATAAACGTTTTTTTATCGATGCCAGTAATGCCATTTTAGAGATCATCACCAACATTGATAAAGAACGTGATATCCAGCAGCTGTTCCATGAAAAGCAGCGCATGAAAAAACAATAAGACTAAAAATCTATTGCAATCAGGCTTGTCAATGGAAGATGTATACCGTTTTTAAGTTGAATGTATTTTTCTGTAACCGACCATACCGTTGTCGAAACCGTTTTTGGTCCTTCTTTGGTATTAAAGGTAATGTCGGCCTTTGATTTAAACTCATTACCCAGTCGCTGGGCTGAATTTAATTTATCTCTTAATTCTTCTGTATGATTTTGATCAGCCGGTACAATCTGGCTGATGTCTATTGCTTCTTTCGCGATTAATTCCCCTAACATAATATACTGGCTAAATACCGGTTAAACACTTGTTTAACCTAAAATTACAATACCAATAAACAAAAAAAGCGCCATACTTCAAAGGCATTTACACAATTGTGTCAATAAAATTTCTGATACATGACAAAGCCTTCTGATTCACAGTTTCTTAGTTTATCACCTTCCTTTATGGCGGTTTTCTATCATCCCTACAAAGCTTGCCCCGTCCCCTACCGGTGCATTGAAATTCTGATTGTCAAGAGCAATGGTTTTGCTACCTACACTCATGACGGCTTTAGAACCCACTGTATTACTACTTGTAATTGCCGCAGAATTTAACAGACCAATTGCCTTGGCCAGGTAAGCCTCTTTTTCATCACCCAACTGGTAAGTTGGGTTTTCAGACAAAGCAGCGTCCGGCACCATACCTGAAAAATATCCGCCCTGATCGGCCGAATTTTTAGTCTCAAACAAGGAATAAAAAACGTCATACCTGTTTTGAAGTCTGACAGGGAAAAAACCGATTGGCTTTCCATAAGTGGTTTGGCCCACCAGCTTCACGTTCATTTTAGGTTTTAAAGAATTGATCACCAGCTCGCTGGCTGATGCTGTATTGCGGGAAACCAGAAAAACAATATTGCTTACCCCTGTCAGGTTGCCAATTTTGCTAAATGAATATGTATTTCCGGCTACCGTATAATCTATATCATCAAAATAATTCATCATCCGGCCGTTTTTGTAACGAACCTTATCATTATCATCCAGTAATGGCTGATTTTTCATTATGGTTGCTTTCTGATCTCTCAGTGTTGCATTATAATATTCCTTATACATTACCCCAGTAGCTGTCGTAGGCGCGATCAGGTTAATCAAACGTTCGGCAGTACTGATATAACCGCCTCCATTATACCTTAAATCTACAACCAGATCGGTTACATTCTGGGCAGCAAAGCTGCTGAATACATTACCTAAAGCAGTAAAGGAATTGTTTTCATTTGAAAAACGGCCATAAGCCAGATAACCGATCTTTTTACTTCCCGAAGTAATTACTTTAGACACATATACCGGACTGCTGCTATACGATTTTTTAGTCAGGGTAAGGTTAAACGCTTCTCCCTGAACATCATTGGAAAATTTATACCCTTCTATTGTAACTGAACTTTTGGCAAACTCATCATAAATTGCATTGTATTCACCGTTATAATTTGTACCGAATGACCGTCCGTTAATTTTGGTGATTGCCCAACCTCTTTTTACACCTTTTGCTTCTGCATCCGAACCAGGATATACAACAGTAACAAAAATAGTATAGCTGTTATTGGTACCAAATGGAATCCACATTACCCCGGTATCGTTTCCATTGCCATCAAGGTCTACAGACAGCCTTGAATTGGGTACAGCCGATACGGCAGCAGGATTTCTGGTCGTAATGTCTTCAATATAGGAGTATTTTGGATCTGAGTTTCCTGCGATGTAATCTGCGGATCCGGAAGATTTTACGATATTAAACAAGTTGTTCTCATAGTTAATGAGGTCGGTACTTGCGGTGTTATACTGACGGGGCACATAATCATCATAAGATGGCAACGCAGTATTCCAGTAATAGATTTGCTGGGCATATAAAAACAAAGAATCATTGGTTAATTCTGTTCTGTTGGTAGTTGGCGTTTGCTTTACATTTGAGCCCGAAGCTGGCGGATCTGGTTCGGGTGTTACTTTAGATTTTTTACATGCCCCAAGGGCCATCATGATAAACAACATATAAAGGAAAACAGGTTTCCTTTGCCAAACGATGGATTTCATTTTCAATATTTTAAATAAATATACGAGTAAATATGAACGTAATTAAGAAATTAATAGTTCTTCAACCGGTAAATAACATATTTTAACATTTGATGCCGCTGTTTTGGAGAATTCGGATTTACCGATCAATACTACTGTTTCTTTATCTATCTGGTGTTTCTCCAGAATAAATTCAAGCCGATCGGGCTCTTCGTTCAACTCTTCTGTAAAATAAACGGTCAGGTATTTTTCCAGACCGTTCCATTCTATCTGTTTTATTTTATTAAGCTGCATCACCGGACTTCCCTGTACCAGTAAAAAGATTTGTTTCCGTTCTACTACTATTTCCTGTAGAAAGCGGAGGACTTCGTTATACACAAGCAGCTTAAGCGGCAAACGTACACTCATCAGCAACATGTCAAAATTAACCTGGTATTTATCAGGTATGTTAAACTTACCGGCTGTTTTAGCAAACAAATCTACTGCTCCTTCTTCCAGATAAGTGTCTTGCATAAATTTAAGTACGTCAACAGCACTCAGCTGCTCTCCATATTCCATAAACTGGGCAAACAGGTAATATACCTGCAACAGGTAATCCTTTTCGGGATAAATTACATCGTCCAGTTCAAAAATGAAGGTTTCTTTTTCTTTTAAGTATTTTTCCAATGCCATTATTACTTTTTTAAAGGAATGATCTGAGCTGTTTCAGGTAGCAGAACCCGGATGTTAAACTCTTCAAAAAGTACAGTTGACTTTGCAATTTCTGCAATCTCAAATGCATACAGTGGTAAAATAGCATCTGCAGCTTCATTAAGGCAATGGTTCAATAAATTATGGGCAATGATGTCATCGTTTCGTTCCCCCAGCGAAATAAACTGATATTTTGCAGTTGGGAACAAAGGCACATCTCCGTAGTCTGCCAGCACAATGGCATCATCTGCAAATGCAGTAAGCATTTTCAGCGCCTGGGCAGATACCCCCCCGGTAATCAAAATCTTCATTAATATATAATTAACCCATCCTTCATAGTTACCACCCTATCGCTGATCTTGGCCAGATCTTCGTTGTGCGTAACAATGACAAAGGTTTGTTTAAAATTATCCCTTAGCTTGATGAAAAATTCATGTAATGCATTGGCATTTGCCGAGTCCAGGTTACCTGATGGCTCATCCGCCAGAATAATTGCGGGATTATTGACCAATGCCCTGGCTACCGCAACCCGTTGCTGCTCGCCACCCGATAATTCATTTGGCTTATGATCAGCGCGATCTTTCAGCCCCAACAGATCCAGTAACTCCATAGCACGATGTTCAGCCTGTTTTTTAGCGGTTTTAGCAATAAAAGCAGGAATACATATGTTTTCTAATGCAGTAAATTCGGGCAACAGGTGATGAAACTGAAAAACAAAACCAATGTTACGGTTGCGGAAAACACTCAGCAATTCACCCGAAAGCTGATTAACCTTTGTTCCATTTAGTTCAACCGTTCCTTCATCGGGCTTATCCAAAGTACCTAAAATATGTAAAAGCGTACTCTTACCCGCTCCCGAAGCACCGATTATACTTACAATCTCTCCTTTTTCGACTTCAAAATCAACACCTTTTAATATAGGCAGATTTCCATAAGCTTTTTTTATACCTCTTGCTTTTAGCATAAGTGCAAACTTACAAAAAACCATAAACTAAAAATGTCCCAGCAAATTTTCTTAAGTATTATTTGGAAAATAAGAAATATGAACTAACTTTGAAAAACAAAGTACTTTTAAGATGAATAAACAGGAAGAACAACTCAATGCATTGAACGACATCAGGAATATCATGGACCGTTCATCAAGATTCATCTCTCTAAGTGGGTTATCCGGAGTTTTCGCAGGTTTTACCGCCCTGTTAGGCGCTTACCTTGCCCATATTGAAATAGCTGATTATGTAAATGGGAAATACACCTATGGACAATCTGACCTGAATCTGGAATTCAGCCTGATTAAAATAGGTCTTGCTGTGCTTATCGTTGCACTAGTGGGTGGCCTTCTGCTAACTTTAAGGCAAACTAAAAAGAAGAACCTCCCATTTTGGGACAGGACTACTAAAAACCTACTCATCAACCTGGCCATCCCGCTAATCTCAGGTGGTCTGTTCATTATAGCCCTGTTGCTTGTTCATCCCCGATCATATGGTCTGATTGCTCCCTCCTGCCTGGTGTTTTACGGACTGGCTCTGATCAATGCCAGCAAGTATACCTATTCTGACATTCGATTTTTAGGATTTTGCGAAGTGGTTCTTGGCTTAATAGCCATGTTCAATATTGGTTATGGGCTTTACTTCTGGGCTACAGGTTTTGGTTTCCTACACATCTTTTACGGGACGATCATGTATTTTAAATACGAAAGGGCCAAATAATGAAGAACCCCATAGAAGCCCTGAATAAGATATTCGACAGCCGGATAAGACTGGGCGTAATGTCCGTACTCGTAGTTAATGATAGTGTCAGTTTTAATGAACTGAAGCAATTGCTGGAACTGACAGATGGCAACCTGGCCTCCCATCTGAATACACTGGAGCAGGCACAATACCTGAAAGTTCAGAAATCTTTTATAGGAAAAAAAACAAATACAACCTATATGCTTACTGAATTGGGAAGACATGCCTTTAAAACGCATTTAGATGCTTTAGAAAAAATGATTAAGGGGATTTAATTTTTTTACACATATACTTTGAATTTCAAAGTACTTTTAAACCAATAAAATGGAAACAAATTCAGTTCAACAAATGACAGCCACGGGTAAAATCTGCGCCAAATATTCATTCGTCACTGGCTCAGGATTATTTTTATTTTTTTTCCTGACCAGGTTTGATCCGCTGCTTATCATTGGGACGTACTATCTGGTCCTCGCTCTCCTGATCAATTCAGTGATCTTTTTACTATTGGTTTTCACGGCACTCCTGCAGCCCAGTGCTTATCGTGAGCTATTGATCACTGCCATCATTATGCTACTCAACCTGCCTGCCGCCTATTTATATTTTTATTTAGTAATGCAAATTGCCTGACTTTTAACATCATACCGTTATGAAACAAAAAATAAATTTACAGCTAATGGCAACCCTTACAGGTGGTCTGCTGTTTAATTACCTCTTCTGGATGCAAAAACAAGCCATCAATCTCCTGATCTATACTATCTTTATACTAACCATCATCTTGATGGATAAAGAGAAGAGTAAGAACATAAAAAGCTATTTAGCCGGTGCCAGTCTACTGCTGGCTTCCCTCTTAGTTGTCTTCAATAAATCTGCCCTTACTATTATTACCTGGTATATCAGTTTGGCTATTGTGATTGGCATTACCCACTTTCAATTGCTCAGGAGCATCTTTACCATTATCCTGGCAGCGATTTTACAATTTGTTACTGCTCCTGTAAACCTGGTAAAAAAAATATTGGGTGCACGCTTTAGCGGGATGTTTTTTAAACCTCTGCTGAGCTCGTTTAAGTACATCATCATCCCTCTCATTGCCATTACTTTTTTCATAACACTTTATAGCGCAGCAAATAACATATTTGCCAGCTACGTTGAACAATTTTTCTCAGGTATAAATACCTTTATCAACAACATATTCAACTTTCTATTTGCCGATTTAAACTTACCACGCTTTCTGCACATTATTTTAGGCATTGTGCTTGCTGCTACAATTTTTATAAGGCTAAAGGACCTTGAACTGGAAAAAGCAGAATCAGGTTGCAACGAACAACTTATACGCCAGCGCCGGAATAAGAAAAACCGCTCTGTATTTTACGATCTAAGCCATATTTTTGCAGGCAGTTTGCTAAAACGTAAAACCGCACTAAAGACTGAGAATATCATTGGCATCATCTCCTTTTCGGCCTTAAATCTTTTGATACTTGCTTTAAACCTGATTGATATCAGCACCCTCTGGCTCGGAGAAACAACTTCCACAAATGCCAGCTACTCTGAGGCCCTGCATGATGGTGCTGAGGCATTAATTTTCAGCATTATCATGGCAATGCTGGTCATTGTTTATTTTTTTAGCGGGAACCTGAATTTCTACAGTAAAAACAGAGCACTTCGTTTACTGGCCTATTTGTGGATCTTTCAAAATGCCTTCCTGATTGCTTCTGTACTGCTCCGGGATTTACACTATATCAGTGCGCTTGGCTTAACTTATAAACGTATAGGTGTAATGGTTTTCCTGCTACTTTGCATTATTGGTCTGATTACCGTTTACCTTAAAGTATCCAAACAGAAGACTTTCTTTTACCTCTGCAAAGTAAACGGCTTTGCCTGGTATGTTCTGCTCCTTGTTTTTAGCTTTATAAACTGGGATGTATTTATTGTGTCCTACAACATTAACCATAAGGAGTCCATACGCCTCGATTTTGATCATTTAATTGGTTTTTCAGATAAAACTTTACCGCTGTTGCACCAGAATAAACAACTGCTCAGTAAATATCTTGGAACATCAGTATACGCTTCCCGACGCGAATATGATCCTCAAACACAAAGCAACCAGTTAAAGAGGACAACTGACGAGGAACAGAAACTCGCTTTTGAAAATGTTTTAAAAGAAAGGATCAGCATATTCAGGGAAGAATATAACCATGGTTCATGGCTTTCCTGGAACTACCGCGATTGGCAAACCCAGCAATATTTACTTAAAAACCGGTTATAACATTAAAACTTCAAGCTATGCACAACTCACGGTATTGGATAAACTATTTCAATCGTAATCTTAAAAACCAAAGGATCGACTGGAGTGTAAAACCCGATCTTTCTAAAATAGAAAAACAGTATATACTAAAATCGTTACAAGCCTGGCAATTAGGGGAAACATCAGAAGGCACCAATCTCATCAATGCGGCAACAAAACATGCAAAACAACTGAATGACCCTTATTATACTAACGCCATTAAACTTTTTATCAAAGAAGAGCAAAAACACGGAAGTAACCTGGGGAGGTATATAGATCTTATTGGCGAACAAAGAATTAAGAAGGATTGGGGCGATAGTTTATTCAGAAAAATAAGAGGTTTAAATAGGAATATGGAATTCTGGACCCTTGCTGTAATTACCGTAGAAAGTGCGGCGCAGATATTTTACCAATGTTTAAAAGATGCAACGGGATGCAGCTTACTTAAACAGATATGTACAGATATTTTAATTGATGAGGCTGCACATATCACTTTTCAAATTGAACGATTAAGTCTGATATATCAATATAAAAATCCAATGATCAGGACAAGTATTTATTATTTTTATAGTGTTTTCTATTTTTCAACAGCATTCACAGTTTGGATTGCCCATAAGAGACTATTTAAGGCCGGACATGTCGATTTTAATAATTACTGGATGAAGATGAAACTAAAGTTTAAAAAGACCATAAAAAAACTGAAACCTGAACAAGAAAATATAAAGCTTGAAAATACCTGTCGTCATTTGTTATAAAGCTTTTGAAGTTGTAGATTTGGACAAATTTTTTCAGCGAATGAATATCCACGAATATCAAGGTAAAGAAATACTTAAAAGTTTTGGTGTAGCCGTACAAGAAGGTATAGTTGCCGACACGGTAGAGCAGGCTGTAGAAGCTGCTAAAAAAATGAAAACTGACTACAATTCTGACTGGGTTGTAATTAAAGCTCAGATCCACGCAGGTGGACGGGGTAAAGGCGGTGGTGTAAAACTAGCCAAGAACCTTGATGAGGTTAAGGAAAGAGCAACTGCAATTTTAGGAATGCAGCTTGTAACTCCGCAAACTGGTCCTGAAGGAAAAAAAGTTAACAAGATTTTAGTTGCCCAGGATGTATATTATCCGGGAGCTTCTGAAACCAAAGAGTTCTATATAAGCGTTTTATTGAACCGTGGAAATGGAAGAAACATCATCATGTATTCGACTGAAGGTGGTATGGACATTGAAGAAGTTGCGGAGCATACCCCTCATCTGATCTTTAAAGAAGAAATTGACCCTAAAGTTGGCTTACAAGCATTTCAGGCACGCAAAATTGCTTTTAATTTAGGTTTAAGCGGTGCGGCTTTTAAAGAAATGGTAAAATTTGTAACTGC comes from the Pedobacter heparinus DSM 2366 genome and includes:
- a CDS encoding ABC transporter ATP-binding protein, with the translated sequence MLKARGIKKAYGNLPILKGVDFEVEKGEIVSIIGASGAGKSTLLHILGTLDKPDEGTVELNGTKVNQLSGELLSVFRNRNIGFVFQFHHLLPEFTALENICIPAFIAKTAKKQAEHRAMELLDLLGLKDRADHKPNELSGGEQQRVAVARALVNNPAIILADEPSGNLDSANANALHEFFIKLRDNFKQTFVIVTHNEDLAKISDRVVTMKDGLIIY
- a CDS encoding ferritin-like domain-containing protein, with product MHNSRYWINYFNRNLKNQRIDWSVKPDLSKIEKQYILKSLQAWQLGETSEGTNLINAATKHAKQLNDPYYTNAIKLFIKEEQKHGSNLGRYIDLIGEQRIKKDWGDSLFRKIRGLNRNMEFWTLAVITVESAAQIFYQCLKDATGCSLLKQICTDILIDEAAHITFQIERLSLIYQYKNPMIRTSIYYFYSVFYFSTAFTVWIAHKRLFKAGHVDFNNYWMKMKLKFKKTIKKLKPEQENIKLENTCRHLL
- a CDS encoding glyceraldehyde-3-phosphate dehydrogenase; its protein translation is MLKKYQSEFQNWIEKEKKAIELINIVGQLWFDRSVELVLFRKPLFDVGSSEILAHHQYAKEVSGKDISIYETLELATTIAKCNLAPSRVDVGRLASEWLADNNNYASIHDFIVTKLSKHIGKDKISLKPKDVVLFGFGRIGRIAARELILQAGKGEQLRLRAIVTRSYSDEELIKRAELLRTDSIHGPFNGTIIEDFENKALIANGQTIHFIEASSPESVDYTTYDIKDALLIDNTGIYRDRAGLSKHLKAKGISKVLLTAPAKGDIPNVVAGINDIEVDFKAENILSNASCTTNAIVPVLKIVDDAFGIEKGHIETVHSYTNDQNLLDNYHKKYRRGRSAALNLVITETGADKAVAKVIPHLGGKLTGNAVRVPTPNVSLAILNLSLNKVTSKEEVSEILRQASLFGDLSEQIEYSISNELVSTDLIGNSHASIIDGPATIIAKDNKSIVLYAWYDNEYGYTRQVIRLAKKMAGVIRLTYY
- a CDS encoding potassium channel beta subunit family protein, whose product is MEYRRLGKSGLQVSALSLGSWLTFGQQISDKTADELMGMAYDAGVNFFDNAEGYAAGKSEIVMGKILKAHKWERESFVVSSKVFFGTENKGPNRIGLSRKHVIEACNGALKRLQVDYLDLYFCHRPDRNTPIEETVWAMNGLLQQGKILYWGTSEWNAVEIMEAIRVAKQYNLIGPTMEQPQYNLMERNKLENEYLLLFKEHGLGTTIWSPLASGLLSGKYTSKKTKDTRLELKGMEWLKDAVLNEEKLKKAEKLQALADKLNVPLAKLSLAWCLKNPNVSTVILGASKTEQLKENLTALEVLPLLTDEVMDKIEDLVQTKPKVVQF
- a CDS encoding S41 family peptidase, with translation MKSIVWQRKPVFLYMLFIMMALGACKKSKVTPEPDPPASGSNVKQTPTTNRTELTNDSLFLYAQQIYYWNTALPSYDDYVPRQYNTASTDLINYENNLFNIVKSSGSADYIAGNSDPKYSYIEDITTRNPAAVSAVPNSRLSVDLDGNGNDTGVMWIPFGTNNSYTIFVTVVYPGSDAEAKGVKRGWAITKINGRSFGTNYNGEYNAIYDEFAKSSVTIEGYKFSNDVQGEAFNLTLTKKSYSSSPVYVSKVITSGSKKIGYLAYGRFSNENNSFTALGNVFSSFAAQNVTDLVVDLRYNGGGYISTAERLINLIAPTTATGVMYKEYYNATLRDQKATIMKNQPLLDDNDKVRYKNGRMMNYFDDIDYTVAGNTYSFSKIGNLTGVSNIVFLVSRNTASASELVINSLKPKMNVKLVGQTTYGKPIGFFPVRLQNRYDVFYSLFETKNSADQGGYFSGMVPDAALSENPTYQLGDEKEAYLAKAIGLLNSAAITSSNTVGSKAVMSVGSKTIALDNQNFNAPVGDGASFVGMIENRHKGR
- a CDS encoding winged helix-turn-helix domain-containing protein — translated: MKNPIEALNKIFDSRIRLGVMSVLVVNDSVSFNELKQLLELTDGNLASHLNTLEQAQYLKVQKSFIGKKTNTTYMLTELGRHAFKTHLDALEKMIKGI
- a CDS encoding M20/M25/M40 family metallo-hydrolase; translated protein: MNTYLLLSLALLLSCSSVKNTAGNESDKQLLSDVEILSSDAYEGRKTDTKGAEMARNYLNNRFKAIGLKTFPQLQGYEQGFSFKTSKGEVNGKNMIGFIEGKNDKVIVISAHYDHIGIIRNEIYNGADDNASGVAALLKFAAYYKQHQPNHTLIFAAFDAEEMGLQGARAFVANPPVGLDKVIMNINMDMISHNDKAELYACGTFKYPALKNYFYITNPNLKVLFGHDDPKLGKDDWTNQSDHSIFNDRNIPFIYFGVEDHKDYHKATDEYQNINKRFFIDASNAILEIITNIDKERDIQQLFHEKQRMKKQ
- a CDS encoding HAD hydrolase-like protein, encoding MALEKYLKEKETFIFELDDVIYPEKDYLLQVYYLFAQFMEYGEQLSAVDVLKFMQDTYLEEGAVDLFAKTAGKFNIPDKYQVNFDMLLMSVRLPLKLLVYNEVLRFLQEIVVERKQIFLLVQGSPVMQLNKIKQIEWNGLEKYLTVYFTEELNEEPDRLEFILEKHQIDKETVVLIGKSEFSKTAASNVKICYLPVEELLIS
- a CDS encoding DUF4173 domain-containing protein, which codes for MKQKINLQLMATLTGGLLFNYLFWMQKQAINLLIYTIFILTIILMDKEKSKNIKSYLAGASLLLASLLVVFNKSALTIITWYISLAIVIGITHFQLLRSIFTIILAAILQFVTAPVNLVKKILGARFSGMFFKPLLSSFKYIIIPLIAITFFITLYSAANNIFASYVEQFFSGINTFINNIFNFLFADLNLPRFLHIILGIVLAATIFIRLKDLELEKAESGCNEQLIRQRRNKKNRSVFYDLSHIFAGSLLKRKTALKTENIIGIISFSALNLLILALNLIDISTLWLGETTSTNASYSEALHDGAEALIFSIIMAMLVIVYFFSGNLNFYSKNRALRLLAYLWIFQNAFLIASVLLRDLHYISALGLTYKRIGVMVFLLLCIIGLITVYLKVSKQKTFFYLCKVNGFAWYVLLLVFSFINWDVFIVSYNINHKESIRLDFDHLIGFSDKTLPLLHQNKQLLSKYLGTSVYASRREYDPQTQSNQLKRTTDEEQKLAFENVLKERISIFREEYNHGSWLSWNYRDWQTQQYLLKNRL